GACAGCCTGAACCGGCTGACCAACGTTACGGATTGGGCCAGCCGCAAGACCGGCATCGAGTATGATCTGGCCAGCCGGGTAAAGCGGATCACGCGACCCAACGGGACGGTGCGGGAGATGGGCTATGACGCCGCCGGGCAGACTACCAACATCTTGGAGCGGACGGCCTCGGGAACCCCGATTGCCCTGTTCAAGTTTGGCTGGAATGCCGCCGCGCGAATGGATTGGGAATTTGCCGCGCCGCTGCCGCATGGCGCGACTCCGCCCACGCGGTCCATGACCTATGATGACGACAACCGGATTGCCACGTTTAACGGACAAAACGTCAGTTACGATTTGGATGGCAACCTGATCACCGGCCCGCTCACCAATAACACACTGGTGAGTTACACGTACGACGCCCGCAACCGGCTGGTAACGGCGGGTGGGCTGGACTACACCTACGATCCGGCAGGCAACCGGGTCGCGGTCACCAATGGCACCAACATCACGCGCCTGGTGGTGGACCCCAACGCGGCGCTGTCCCAGGTGCTGATGCGGGTGAAAAGTGGCGTGACGAACTATTACGTCTATGGTCTGGGCCTGCTTTACGAGGCGGATGACGCCGGAAACACCAAGACCTACCATTACAATTACCGGGGCAGCACGGTTGCCATCACCGATGACAGCGGCAATGTGACGGACCGCGTGGAATACTCCGCTTACGGAACGACTACCTACCGGAGCGGCAACACGGATACCCTGTTCCTGTTCAACGGGCGCTATGGGGTGCAAACCGATCCCAACGGCTTGCTGTACATGCGGGCGCGGTATTACAACCCGTATATATGCCGGTTTCTCAATCCGGACCCGTCCGGATTCTCGGGTGGGTTGAACCATTACGCCTATGCGGATGGCAACCCAGTCAGTTTGATTGATCCGTTTGGGCTGGGTGCCGTAGGCGAGGGTAGTGCATGGTCATGGCTGAAGGCAGGTGTTGGTACGGCCGCAGGCTGGGCGTATGATCAGGTTAACGACATGGCGGCAACTATCGGGGGGGTGGGCCATGAAGCCGTTGGTGCCGCGCTGGATATGCTGGGCGACGTCACCGGAACAGGTGCGAACCTTGGCCAAGGTTTCCGCAGCATGGCCCAAGATTGCTACAATGCGCGCGGCAGTGCGGCCAGCGCGGGATACTATGATCCGCAAAATCCTGCCATCATGTCCGCAGGTATTATGCTTGCCGTCGTGAATCCAGAAGGGGCTGCGGCCAGCCGGTTTTATTCCACCGCGAAGGAAGGACAAGTTCTATATCGCGGAGTAGCCCAAGGTTCCGTGCATGACATTCAACAAGCTGCTGGAGGTGCAATTGTGCCGCGTGGTGGCAGCGCATCAGCATACCTCCATGTGAATGAAGGAATAACCAGCAGTCCATACACTTCATGGACCACGGATATCAACGTGGCTAGGAGATTTGCGGGTAATGACGGAGCTATTTTTAGTGTTAGCCGTAACGCGATTCCGAACCGGACCATTGATGCTTCAACATTTTCGCGGCTGCCCAACGAGAGAGAGGTTCTCATCGAGAGCACCGTATATGGCGTTGAAAGGGTGCATTGATTTATGTTTGTGTGGAATGAATTCAGATCATTGGCTTTGACAGCGGCCATGCCGCTTTGCAGAGATGATAGTGGTCTTACCAAATTGTTAATGGCCAATTCTCCGGCCAAAGAAAAGGTCGAAGAGATGGGACGTCCCGTACCTGAATCGGTGGGAATTCACCAAATGAAAGACCCTGAAAACTTCAAGCGAGCCCTTCGGATTCGGCGAGGCCTTGCGCAAAACGATGAAAACTCTAGTTACGTCTCCTATGCCGATTCAGTCCTTCGGTTCTTGGAAACCATTGACGCAGGAAAGGCGATCTTCATAGTGCTGATCGCAACGAAGAACGCGACTTATGAGTTTCTCTTTGCGCCGGAATTGAAAAAGATACACGCTGAGAAGGTAATTGTTTAGCTTACTATAGCGACGCTTCTTTTACTGCTGTAATTTGGCCCAGTCGGCTGAGGTAACTGTTTGCACGACCGCGCCACACCACACGTGGTCAGGCGTTCCCCTCCACACCGGATGCTACGCAACCGGTGTTCCGGGGAAACGCCTTCCCATTAGTCCCATCCGTCCTATCAGTCTCAGTCCTTGCTGTCCTTGGAGTCATTGCAGTCTTTCAACTGCTTGCTCTGCCGTTTCACACTTTCAGGCTCTTCACACGGCACACCCACGGCACACCACACGGCACGGCCTACCCCCTCCACACCTGATGCTTCGCAACAGGTGTTCCGGGGGTAGGCCTTGACCTTTCCAGCTTCGGATACCTGTAGCTTCAGCCTGTTGCTGCGGCGGCCCCCTTCGTGCCGGGTGCTGCCGCAACCGGCACTCAGGGGCCCGCCTTGCGCATACCTGATACGGATGATGGTCTGTGGATTTCCAGAGCGTACCGCTGGCGCGTCGACCGAAACGCACTGTGAACACCAGAGCTAGTTCGCTTTCTGAAGCGCCCTCGCTGCCGCGACCACGATGCCCGCTATGGATTCCA
The genomic region above belongs to Verrucomicrobiota bacterium and contains:
- a CDS encoding RHS repeat-associated core domain-containing protein, giving the protein YDANNNRTNVVQAGKTNAWTFDAYDRVATYKDADGNLIQYRSDANGNVTNLVYPGGKTVSYAFDSLNRLTNVTDWASRKTGIEYDLASRVKRITRPNGTVREMGYDAAGQTTNILERTASGTPIALFKFGWNAAARMDWEFAAPLPHGATPPTRSMTYDDDNRIATFNGQNVSYDLDGNLITGPLTNNTLVSYTYDARNRLVTAGGLDYTYDPAGNRVAVTNGTNITRLVVDPNAALSQVLMRVKSGVTNYYVYGLGLLYEADDAGNTKTYHYNYRGSTVAITDDSGNVTDRVEYSAYGTTTYRSGNTDTLFLFNGRYGVQTDPNGLLYMRARYYNPYICRFLNPDPSGFSGGLNHYAYADGNPVSLIDPFGLGAVGEGSAWSWLKAGVGTAAGWAYDQVNDMAATIGGVGHEAVGAALDMLGDVTGTGANLGQGFRSMAQDCYNARGSAASAGYYDPQNPAIMSAGIMLAVVNPEGAAASRFYSTAKEGQVLYRGVAQGSVHDIQQAAGGAIVPRGGSASAYLHVNEGITSSPYTSWTTDINVARRFAGNDGAIFSVSRNAIPNRTIDASTFSRLPNEREVLIESTVYGVERVH